The segment TGAAGCACGTTGAAAGCTATTTGTTTGTATTGTTAAAAATAATGAGAAAAACTCAATAACAATAAACAATAAGGTTACGTGATATCTAATTATAAATTTAAATAAATTTCTCATGTTAGGAAATCATGGATTTGTTGTCCGTGTTTATCCTACCTCATTAAGAATGAAAAACGATCAACATTTTTAAGTGCTATACCGGTTCCTCTTGCAACAGCGTGCAATGGATCATCAGCAACTTTTACAGGAATGTTGTATTTTTCCATTAAGCGTCTATCAAGTCCTCTTAGCAACGAACCACCACCGGCTAAGTATATAAAGCTATTTGTTATATCTTTATAAAGTTCAGGTGGAGTTTCTTCTAAAACCTGAAGAATGGCAACTTCAATTTTTGAAATTGATTTATCCAAACAATGTGCAATTTCCTGATACGATACAGGAATCTCAATTGGTAAAGAGGTCATCTGATGTGGTCCTTTAACAATATAATCAGGTGGAGGATTCTCTAAATCAGGTAATGCAGCTCCAACATTAATTTTAATGTCTTCGGCTGTACGTTCACCGATTCTCATATTATGCTGATGACGCATATATTCCATAATATCTGCAGTGAATACGTCACCTGCAGTTCTTACCGATTTATTACAAACGATACCGCTTAAAGAAATTACTGCAATTTCTGCTGTTCCACCACCAATGTCAATTACCATGCTGCCTTCAGGAGCTTCAACATCTAATCCAATACCCAAAGCTGCTGCCATTGGTTCGTATATCATGTAAACATCGCGTGCACCGGCATGTTCGGAGGAGTCACGTACAGCACGAATCTCAACCTCGGTACTTCCTGATGGAATAGCTATTACCATTCGCATTGAAGGTGAAAATAATCTTGGTCTCGGATTTATCATCTTAATAAGACCACGAATCATTAATTCGGCTGCGTTAAAGTCTGCTATTACACCATCTCTAAGCGGTCTGATAGTTTTTATATTGTCATGGGTTTTACCATGCATCTGACGGGCTTTATCGCCAATAGCAATAAGTTTCCCGGTATGTCTGTCAATTGCAACAATTGAAGGTTCGTCAACAACAATTTTATCATTATGTGTAATAATGGTATTGGCTGTTCCTAAGTCGATTGCAAGTTCCTGATTAAAAAATGAAAATAATCCCATATTGTTAGCTTTTCGGGTATAAAGTTAATGTTTAAAATGACGAATTCCAGTAAAAACCATAGCCATTTTGTGTTTTGTGCAAAAGTTTATTGTATCCTCATCGCGAATTGAGCCACCTGGTTGTATAACTGCTGTAATCCCAGCATTATATGCAATTTCTACAGAATCAGCAAAAGGAAAAAATGCATCGCTTGACATTACTGCTCCTTTTAAATCGAAGCCAAAGCTTTTTGCTTTCTCAATTGAATGTTTTAATGCATCAATTCTTGAAGTTTGTCCTGCACCACTTGCTAGAAGTTGCTTGTTTTTTGCTAAAACAATAGAGTTACTTTTAGTATGTTTTACTAAAATGTTAGCAAAAATAAGATCTTCAATTTCTTCTTTTGTTGGTTCTCGTTCTGTTACTGTGCGAAGATCATTAATAGTTTCGGTTTTTAAATCTTTTTCCTGTTCAAGTACGCCGTTTAACAATGTTCTGAAACTTGATGTAGAGAAGTTTATGTTTTTAAGAATTAAAATAATTCTGTTCTTTTTTTGTTTTAATACTTCAAGTGCATCGTTATCGTAAGCAGGTGCAATAATTACTTCAAAAAATAATTTGTCAATTTCTAAAGCTGTTTCTTTATCAACAGTTTTATTTGTTACGATAATACCACCAAATGCAGAAACAGGATCGCCGGCAAGCGCATCTTTCCAAGCCTGAAGTAAAGTACTTCTTGAAGCTAATCCACATGCATTGTTATGTTTGATTATAGCTACAGTTGGTTCGGTAAATTCGCTTATTAATGCAACAGAAGCATCAATATCTAACAAATTATTGTAAGAAATTTCTTTTCCGTGAATTTTTTCAAAAACTTCATCCAGATTTCCATAGAAATATCCTTTCTGGTGAGGGTTTTCTCCATATCGTAAAGTCTGTGCGTTTTTAATACTTGACTTAAATGAAGTAGGATTATTTCCTGCAAAGTATTTATATATATGAGTGTCGTAATGAGAAGTAACTTCAAAAGCTTCGGCAGCTAATTTTCTGCGTTCTTCAATTGTAGTATTTCCATTGTTTTTTTCGAGTAGTTCGTTTAAATATGAATATTGTTGCTGACATGAAATTATAGCAACATCATTAAAATTTTTTGCTGCAGCTCTTATCAAAGAAATACCTCCGATATCTATTTTTTCAATAATATCTTCATCGGGAGCTCCTTTTTTTACAGTTTCTTCAAAAGGATATAAATCTACAATTATTAAATCTATTAACTTAAATTTATATTCTTCTACCTGCTGCATGTCAGTTTTATCGTCGCGACGAGCTAAAATACCACCGAAAATATTCGGGTGTAAAGTTTTTACTCTGCCGCCAAGAATACTAGGAAAACCAGTCAGGCTTTCTGCTGCTATTACCGGAATATTCATCTTTTCGATAAATTCTCTTGTTCCTCCGGTTGAAATTATCTGAACATTTAACTGATGGAGTTTTTTAACGACTACGTCAAGTCCATCTTTGTAAAATACAGATATAAATGCTGATTTAATTGCTTTTAAGTTATTCACATTCAAATTATTTGAAAAAGTCCACAAAATTATCATTTTCCCTTATTAAAACCAATTTTTATATGCTCTCTTTTATAAAAAATTATAAAAAAATATTTTTTATATGAATTATCATAAAATAGAACTAATCATTCTGTATTTTTGTTTTTGATAATTTGAAATTTAATGCTTGTTATTCGGTTACTTAAAGAAAGTTTTTTATCCGCAATCAGTTCACTGGTTGTAAACAGGATGCGTACTTTTCTTTCTTTACTGGGAATTACAATTGGGATTTTTGCTATTATTTCTGTTTTCACAGTTATCGATAGCATGAAGAAAAGCATTACAGACAGTATTGCATCTTTAGGTAATAATGTTGTTTATGTTGATAAATGGCCCTGGGAATTTGGCAGCGATTATCCATGGTGGAAATATTTAAATCGCCCTGTACCTTCTGCCAAAGAAGCTGAAGAGCTAAAGCAAAGATCAAAAAAATCTGAAGCTATTGCTTTTATGGCTACTTCAAATAAAACCCTTGAATACAGGAGTAATTCTGCCGAAAACGTTACTATCATTTCGGCTACTGAAGATTACGATAAAATTCGTTCTTTTGAAATTGAAAAAGGAAGATATTTCTCGTATTTTGAATCTAATAATGGTTCTGCAAAAGCTATAATAGGAAGTACAGTTGCCAAGTTGCTTTTTAAAGAAATGAATCCACTAGGTAAAGAAATAAAATTGCTTGGTAGAAAGATTACTGTATTAGGTGTTTTTAAAAAGGAAGGAAGCGGAGTTTTTGATGCAAGTCTGGATAATGCAATTATTTTACCATTGAATTATGGTCGTAATATTTTTGACCTGAAAGACGAAGGTATGAATCCTATTATAATGGTAAAGGCTGCAAAAAATATTGAACTTGTTGAGTTGAAGGATGAGTTGCGCGGAATAATGCGTTCAATAAGAAGATTGCGCCCTGTGGAGGAAGACGATTTTGCACTTAATCAGGCTAGCTTGATAACTCAGGGTTTTGAATCGGTTTTTCAAATTGTTGATTTAGCAGGTTTGTTAATAGGTGGTTTGGCTATTTTGGTTGGTGGGTTTGGTATTGCAAATATTATGTTTGTATCGGTAAAGGAACGTACCAA is part of the Bacteroidia bacterium genome and harbors:
- a CDS encoding rod shape-determining protein codes for the protein MGLFSFFNQELAIDLGTANTIITHNDKIVVDEPSIVAIDRHTGKLIAIGDKARQMHGKTHDNIKTIRPLRDGVIADFNAAELMIRGLIKMINPRPRLFSPSMRMVIAIPSGSTEVEIRAVRDSSEHAGARDVYMIYEPMAAALGIGLDVEAPEGSMVIDIGGGTAEIAVISLSGIVCNKSVRTAGDVFTADIMEYMRHQHNMRIGERTAEDIKINVGAALPDLENPPPDYIVKGPHQMTSLPIEIPVSYQEIAHCLDKSISKIEVAILQVLEETPPELYKDITNSFIYLAGGGSLLRGLDRRLMEKYNIPVKVADDPLHAVARGTGIALKNVDRFSFLMR
- a CDS encoding ABC transporter permease, which produces MLVIRLLKESFLSAISSLVVNRMRTFLSLLGITIGIFAIISVFTVIDSMKKSITDSIASLGNNVVYVDKWPWEFGSDYPWWKYLNRPVPSAKEAEELKQRSKKSEAIAFMATSNKTLEYRSNSAENVTIISATEDYDKIRSFEIEKGRYFSYFESNNGSAKAIIGSTVAKLLFKEMNPLGKEIKLLGRKITVLGVFKKEGSGVFDASLDNAIILPLNYGRNIFDLKDEGMNPIIMVKAAKNIELVELKDELRGIMRSIRRLRPVEEDDFALNQASLITQGFESVFQIVDLAGLLIGGLAILVGGFGIANIMFVSVKERTKIIGIQKALGAKNYFILFQFITESVMLSLIGGLVGLLLVYIGTVLGSRAVDMNFAMSFGNVFSGVLISVVIGIISGLAPAISASRLNPVDAINSNF
- the purH gene encoding bifunctional phosphoribosylaminoimidazolecarboxamide formyltransferase/IMP cyclohydrolase, which codes for MNNLKAIKSAFISVFYKDGLDVVVKKLHQLNVQIISTGGTREFIEKMNIPVIAAESLTGFPSILGGRVKTLHPNIFGGILARRDDKTDMQQVEEYKFKLIDLIIVDLYPFEETVKKGAPDEDIIEKIDIGGISLIRAAAKNFNDVAIISCQQQYSYLNELLEKNNGNTTIEERRKLAAEAFEVTSHYDTHIYKYFAGNNPTSFKSSIKNAQTLRYGENPHQKGYFYGNLDEVFEKIHGKEISYNNLLDIDASVALISEFTEPTVAIIKHNNACGLASRSTLLQAWKDALAGDPVSAFGGIIVTNKTVDKETALEIDKLFFEVIIAPAYDNDALEVLKQKKNRIILILKNINFSTSSFRTLLNGVLEQEKDLKTETINDLRTVTEREPTKEEIEDLIFANILVKHTKSNSIVLAKNKQLLASGAGQTSRIDALKHSIEKAKSFGFDLKGAVMSSDAFFPFADSVEIAYNAGITAVIQPGGSIRDEDTINFCTKHKMAMVFTGIRHFKH